The following proteins are co-located in the Primulina tabacum isolate GXHZ01 chromosome 11, ASM2559414v2, whole genome shotgun sequence genome:
- the LOC142517974 gene encoding phototropic-responsive NPH3 family protein NPY2-like isoform X2, whose translation MKFMKLGSKHDQFKTDGDNVRYVATELATDLVISVGDTKFYLHKFPLLSKSSRLQRLVYGRSGEYDDEIDIHDIPGGAGAFEICAKFCYGMIVTLNAYNVVAARCAAEYLEMYETIEKGNITYKIDVFLTSTIFRSWKDSIIVLQTVKSFLPWSEELKIISHCLDAIAVKASIDPSKVDWSYTYNRKKKLSENGNDAQWNGVKKQPTVPKDWWVEDLCELQIDLYKRVIITIKANGTFTADIIGESLKSYALRRLPCLSKGTTQGGDLEKYNYLIETIISLLPAEKSCVPCSFLLKLLEASIILECGETVRRELMERIGQKLDEATVGDILWQSATGETTLYSIDLVHEMVEQFVMQEHSAQNHSIEDHKFREMCVGFTSDASKIKVAKLVDGYLAEAAKDSSLPLSKFIELAEMVSSFQRSSHDGIYRAIDMYLKERSGLTKSEKKRICSLMDCSKLSANARAHAVQNERLPLRVVMQLKLHNNQHLRRLGWQPDI comes from the exons ATGAAGTTTATGAAGCTTGGATCCAAGCATGACCAGTTTAAGACTGATGGAGATAATGTCAG ATATGTAGCGACAGAGTTGGCAACTGACCTGGTCATCAGTGTCGGGGATACTAAATTCTATCTACACAAG TTTCCCCTTCTCTCGAAAAGTTCACGCCTTCAGAGGCTCGTTTATGGTAGAAGTGGTGAATATGACGATGAAATTGACATCCATGATATTCCTGGTGGAGCTGGTGCATTTGAAATCTGTGCAAAGTTCTGTTATGGCATGATAGTGACACTCAATGCGTATAATGTGGTCGCAGCACGATGTGCTGCTGAGTATCTTGAAATGTATGAAACCATCGAGAAAGGAAATATCACTTACAAGATCGACGTGTTTCTTACTTCTACCATTTTCCGTAGCTGGAAAGACTCGATAATTGTGCTTCAGACGGTCAAATCTTTTCTTCCTTGGTCCGAGGAACTGAAGATCATCAGCCACTGCTTAGATGCTATTGCAGTCAAAGCTTCTATCGACCCTTCAAAAGTCGACTGGTCGTACACCTATAACCGTAAAAAGAAATTATCTGAGAATGGAAATGACGCACAGTGGAATGGTGTGAAAAAACAACCAACAGTTCCGAAAGATTGGTGGGTAGAAGACCTCTGCGAACTTCAAATTGATTTGTATAAGCGAGTTATAATTACAATAAAAGCAAACGGAACATTTACTGCAGACATTATTGGAGAATCATTGAAATCATATGCTTTAAGAAGACTTCCATGTCTTAGCAAAGGCACCACACAAGGAGGTGATCTCGAAAAGTACAACTACTTGATTGAAACCATTATATCGTTGCTACCTGCGGAAAAAAGTTGTGTCCCTTGTAGCTTTTTGCTCAAGTTATTAGAAGCTTCTATTATCTTGGAATGCGGAGAGACGGTAAGAAGGGAGCTCATGGAAAGAATTGGACAGAAACTCGATGAGGCAACCGTTGGTGATATTCTGTGGCAATCTGCAACTGGTGAAACAACGTTGTACAGCATAGATTTAGTACACGAGATGGTTGAACAGTTTGTGATGCAAGAACATAGTGCGCAGAATCACTCAATCGAAGATCATAAATTCCGGGAGATGTGTGTAGGATTTACTTCGGATGCTTCCAAGATTAAGGTGGCCAAGTTGGTTGATGGATACCTGGCTGAAGCTGCGAAAGATTCGTCTTTACCTCTATCCAAATTCATCGAGCTAGCAGAAATGGTGTCTAGCTTTCAAAGATCATCCCATGATGGCATATATCGTGCTATTGACATGTACCTCAAG GAACGCTCGGGATTGACCAAGAGCGAAAAAAAGAGAATTTGCTCCTTGATGGATTGCAGCAAGCTATCAGCCAATGCCCGTGCTCATGCCGTGCAAAACGAGAGG